A part of Marinomonas rhizomae genomic DNA contains:
- a CDS encoding ABC transporter transmembrane domain-containing protein, producing the protein MNKSEKVDSGIKTLLPFLRPYRRQMVMALIALVVTAGTMLSLGKGVQFLIDQGLASGSEAGLTHALIIFIGLVFLLGIGSFCRFYLVSWIGERVVADIRQAVFAHLLTLSPSFFEDNSPSEIQSRITSDTTLLQSVIGSSLSIALRSSLMLIGGILFLLVMHFKLTLILLTCVPFVIVPVVYFGRRVRRLSRDSQDEVANVGRYLSQALRHIKVVQAFTHEKHDAQRFSATVDRAFDVSVKRIQQRSWLTLMVILLSMSGIGVMLWFGGKDVISGAISAGDLASFLFYSIIVAGAVGAISEVMGELQRAAGAAERIMELLSAKSAVVSGSSEFSSQDMAKIRQGEAIIQFKNVEFRYPTRPDYAALKNLSFSIKQGEMLALVGPSGAGKSTLFELLLRFYDPQEGGIYLAGENIKAYSLEDLRQRFALVPQETVLFDQTVYDNLGYANRNASKESIQHSAEQANAHEFITRLDKGYETRLGEDGVRLSGGQRQRVAIARAILKDAPILLLDEATSALDAESENKVQAALEPLMKGRTTLVIAHRLATVLNADRIIVMEQGEIIAQGTHSELLATCALYKRLADLQFNQNDDVRAD; encoded by the coding sequence ATGAACAAGTCGGAAAAAGTTGATAGCGGAATAAAAACACTCCTGCCTTTTTTGCGTCCATATCGACGCCAGATGGTAATGGCCTTGATTGCCTTGGTCGTTACCGCTGGTACCATGTTGAGCTTGGGTAAGGGTGTACAATTCCTTATTGATCAAGGCTTGGCTTCTGGATCGGAAGCGGGTTTAACTCACGCCCTGATTATTTTTATCGGTTTGGTGTTTTTATTGGGTATTGGCAGCTTTTGTCGCTTTTATCTGGTGTCATGGATAGGTGAGCGCGTGGTGGCGGATATTCGTCAAGCCGTTTTTGCTCACCTGCTTACCTTGTCTCCTTCCTTTTTTGAAGACAATTCTCCAAGTGAAATTCAATCCCGTATTACCTCCGATACCACACTTTTGCAGAGTGTGATTGGCTCTTCTTTATCGATTGCTTTGCGCAGCAGTTTGATGCTGATAGGTGGGATCTTATTCTTATTGGTGATGCATTTTAAACTCACGCTTATTTTGCTGACTTGTGTGCCTTTTGTCATTGTTCCTGTGGTGTATTTTGGACGACGAGTACGCCGACTCTCACGTGATAGCCAAGATGAAGTGGCCAATGTCGGGCGCTATTTATCACAAGCACTGCGCCATATAAAAGTGGTACAAGCTTTCACTCATGAAAAACATGATGCTCAGCGTTTTTCAGCCACGGTTGATCGAGCCTTTGATGTGAGTGTGAAACGTATTCAACAACGTTCTTGGCTCACTTTAATGGTTATTTTGCTTTCCATGAGTGGCATTGGCGTGATGCTGTGGTTTGGCGGAAAAGATGTCATCTCTGGTGCCATCAGTGCTGGTGATCTGGCGAGTTTCTTATTTTACTCCATTATTGTTGCTGGTGCCGTTGGTGCTATTTCCGAGGTTATGGGCGAGCTGCAACGGGCTGCGGGTGCGGCAGAGCGTATAATGGAATTGCTCAGCGCTAAAAGTGCAGTGGTCAGTGGATCTAGCGAATTTTCTTCTCAGGATATGGCTAAGATCCGTCAAGGCGAAGCAATCATTCAGTTTAAAAATGTCGAATTTCGTTACCCAACAAGACCGGATTATGCGGCGTTAAAGAATTTGTCGTTTTCCATTAAACAAGGCGAGATGTTGGCTCTAGTTGGGCCATCAGGTGCGGGTAAGTCGACTCTATTTGAATTGCTTCTGCGCTTTTATGATCCTCAAGAAGGCGGTATTTACTTGGCTGGCGAGAACATTAAAGCGTATTCCTTAGAGGATTTACGTCAGCGCTTTGCCTTGGTGCCACAAGAGACGGTTCTTTTCGACCAAACCGTTTACGATAACTTGGGCTATGCCAATCGCAACGCCAGCAAGGAATCGATTCAACATTCCGCAGAACAAGCCAATGCCCATGAATTTATTACTCGTTTAGACAAAGGCTATGAGACGCGTTTAGGGGAAGACGGCGTGCGTTTGTCTGGTGGCCAAAGGCAACGTGTAGCCATTGCTCGGGCGATATTAAAAGACGCTCCGATTTTGTTGTTAGACGAAGCAACCAGCGCTCTAGATGCGGAAAGTGAAAACAAGGTTCAAGCGGCTCTAGAACCACTTATGAAGGGAAGAACCACCTTGGTGATTGCTCACCGCTTGGCAACTGTGTTGAATGCAGATCGAATTATTGTGATGGAGCAAGGGGAAATAATCGCCCAAGGCACGCACAGTGAATTACTTGCAACCTGTGCCTTGTATAAGCGATTGGCGGATTTGCAGTTTAATCAAAATGACGACGTTCGGGCTGATTAA
- the glgX gene encoding glycogen debranching protein GlgX, protein MNQTQHVSNGSPFPLGATVTKDGVNFAVVAEDAIQLNLCLFDNEGNEQEPIPFINKNKGIWYMEVLGLTEGQHYGLRAEGEFKPELKQLYNKQKLLIDPYAKELSAKLVWHEDQAAITKEGQAHQTDSAYCVPKSIVRTIEAKSGRPERIKVTPSSRALYELHVKGFSKNLPIERELQGTYLGVISSAGIEHLKSLNITTIQLMPCFSFMTERHLEQLELNNYWGYNPISFFAVEPSYAIKDAIVEFQQMVDGLRQAGFEVILDVVYNHTAESEVDQSSVCYRGLDNARYYRHQDGQYLNYTGCGNCIDTYSPTSIRLICDSMRYWVDVMGVDGFRFDLGVDLGRTDHDFTAKAPLLQAILQDPVLSETCLVMEPWDIGPNGYQVGQFPRGFLECNDQYRDTIRRFWRGDGAQVPEFATRLMGSRDFFHKGQKSALNSVNYITYHDGYTMKDLVSYHQRHNLANMEENRDGHGDNISQNFGAEGETDDQEIQQKRLNQQLCFIATLLLSQGTPHILGGDELSHSQQGNNNAYCQDNDITWQTWQDIDTATSHARTAIQDTIATLMALRKSYPVLAEIRLEDDPLYQHTTSDKIHWLNEHSEPMSIENWADDSRHFIALTLTPADLSNSFWIVFYSSDAPLSVPLPTGNDEVETLYQTPGLSIKNSALHCAYRGVFVGKF, encoded by the coding sequence ATGAACCAAACGCAACACGTTTCCAATGGCTCCCCTTTTCCTCTAGGTGCTACCGTCACCAAAGACGGTGTTAACTTTGCCGTGGTTGCTGAAGATGCCATCCAGTTAAATTTGTGTTTGTTTGATAACGAAGGCAATGAACAGGAGCCAATACCTTTTATTAATAAAAATAAAGGGATTTGGTATATGGAAGTGCTCGGTTTAACAGAAGGCCAGCATTACGGATTACGGGCAGAAGGCGAATTCAAACCTGAACTGAAACAACTCTACAATAAGCAAAAGCTGCTGATTGACCCTTATGCAAAAGAACTAAGCGCCAAACTGGTTTGGCACGAAGATCAAGCCGCGATCACCAAAGAAGGCCAAGCACACCAAACCGATTCCGCATATTGTGTGCCTAAATCGATTGTTCGCACTATCGAAGCAAAGTCAGGTCGTCCTGAAAGAATAAAAGTCACCCCTTCAAGTCGTGCTTTATATGAATTGCACGTTAAAGGCTTCAGTAAAAACCTGCCCATTGAACGCGAGCTGCAAGGTACTTATCTTGGTGTTATATCTTCCGCTGGCATTGAACATTTAAAAAGCCTAAACATCACCACAATCCAGTTAATGCCTTGCTTCAGTTTCATGACAGAACGTCATTTAGAGCAATTAGAACTCAACAATTATTGGGGTTATAACCCGATTAGCTTTTTTGCAGTAGAGCCCTCTTACGCCATAAAAGACGCGATTGTTGAGTTTCAACAAATGGTAGATGGATTACGCCAAGCAGGTTTTGAAGTGATTTTAGACGTGGTGTATAACCACACTGCTGAAAGTGAAGTAGACCAATCCAGCGTGTGTTACCGAGGCTTAGACAATGCACGCTACTATCGCCACCAAGATGGCCAATATTTGAATTACACGGGCTGTGGTAACTGTATCGATACCTATAGCCCCACCAGCATTCGTCTTATCTGCGACAGTATGCGTTATTGGGTCGATGTCATGGGTGTAGATGGTTTTCGCTTTGATCTAGGTGTCGATCTTGGTCGAACTGATCACGATTTCACGGCAAAAGCACCGTTATTACAAGCCATTCTCCAAGATCCTGTTTTAAGCGAAACCTGCCTTGTCATGGAACCTTGGGATATTGGTCCAAACGGCTATCAAGTCGGGCAATTTCCCAGAGGCTTTCTCGAATGCAACGACCAATACCGAGATACCATTCGTCGTTTCTGGCGCGGTGATGGCGCTCAAGTACCTGAATTCGCAACTCGCCTTATGGGATCAAGAGATTTTTTCCATAAAGGGCAAAAGAGCGCACTTAATTCGGTTAACTACATCACTTATCATGATGGTTACACTATGAAAGACTTGGTGTCTTATCATCAGCGTCACAATCTCGCCAACATGGAAGAAAATCGAGATGGCCATGGTGACAATATTAGCCAAAACTTTGGTGCCGAAGGCGAAACAGACGACCAAGAGATTCAACAGAAACGCTTAAATCAGCAATTATGTTTTATCGCGACGTTATTATTAAGCCAAGGTACACCGCACATTTTGGGTGGTGACGAACTGTCCCATAGCCAACAAGGCAACAACAACGCCTACTGCCAAGACAACGACATTACTTGGCAAACTTGGCAAGACATAGATACGGCAACAAGCCATGCAAGAACAGCAATCCAAGACACCATAGCAACACTGATGGCATTACGTAAAAGCTATCCGGTTTTGGCTGAAATTCGCTTAGAAGACGACCCACTCTATCAACACACAACATCGGATAAAATCCATTGGCTAAACGAACATAGCGAACCAATGTCAATCGAAAACTGGGCGGATGACAGCCGACATTTTATTGCATTAACGCTCACACCCGCGGATCTTTCTAACAGCTTTTGGATTGTTTTTTACAGCAGCGACGCACCACTGAGCGTTCCATTACCAACAGGCAATGACGAGGTTGAAACGCTTTACCAAACGCCTGGTCTATCCATCAAAAACAGTGCTCTCCATTGCGCTTACCGAGGTGTTTTTGTGGGTAAGTTTTAA
- the glgB gene encoding 1,4-alpha-glucan branching protein GlgB produces the protein MDLIKNALINDVLSAHCSDPFGCLGLQVSPSKKGLSLLVWQPEAISIRVLAIDSDKELATMSETNDKGLFHAEWPKENTRFHYRLEITYKDKSTYTMVDPYQFPNTTFVDPEHHQASQYKSQGAIRAAAKVNDQLTIQGTRFAVYAPAARSISVVGDFNAWDGRIHPMSSNGDGIWRLFIPDVNHGARYKFEIRAKSGDILPHRSDPYAQRIEQYPSFASVTCFDNKHAWQDDTWVKRPIEDIYEKPMSIYELHIGSWRRKGDNQPLTYLEIKDQLVPYIQEMGYTHVELLPITEYPFDGSWGYQPVGLYAVTSRFGTPEDFKALVDALHQANIGVIMDWVPAHFPADSHGLANFDGSKQYEYPDPKKGWHPEWNSLIYDFGKEHVVNYLISNAVYWLEEFHIDGLRVDAVASMLYLDYSREDGEWIPNKDGGNHNYEAIDFLRRLNETVYLNHPRCFTVAEESTAFPGVSKPTYMNGLGFGFKWNMGWMNDSLDYIKKDPIYRQHHQGELSFSMVYAFDEQFVLPISHDEVVHGKGSMITKMPGDAWQKFANLRAFSAYMYFHPGKKLNFMGNEFAQGQEWSHERSLDWHLLDTDYHKAQQSLSKDLNHLYKNEASLQFDHSYLGFEWISYDDSANSILAFARKAKNSDEHTVAVINFTPTPHGNYRIGVPKSGRYQVVMDTDETSYTGSGFAKSKEYDTQAIVSHGRDQSIELQVPPLAGVLLKWLSES, from the coding sequence ATGGATTTAATAAAAAACGCCCTAATTAATGATGTGCTGAGTGCACATTGTTCAGACCCATTTGGCTGTTTAGGACTACAAGTATCTCCTTCTAAAAAAGGTTTATCGTTACTGGTTTGGCAACCAGAAGCCATTTCTATTCGTGTATTAGCCATAGACTCAGATAAAGAACTCGCCACAATGAGCGAGACCAATGACAAAGGCCTGTTTCACGCTGAATGGCCAAAAGAAAATACGCGCTTTCATTATCGCCTTGAAATTACTTATAAAGACAAAAGCACGTATACAATGGTTGATCCCTATCAATTTCCTAATACGACTTTTGTCGACCCTGAGCACCATCAAGCGAGTCAATACAAAAGCCAAGGAGCGATTCGTGCTGCTGCCAAGGTAAATGATCAACTCACTATTCAAGGCACACGCTTTGCCGTTTATGCACCAGCCGCTCGTTCCATCTCTGTGGTTGGCGACTTTAATGCTTGGGATGGTCGTATTCATCCTATGTCGAGTAATGGTGATGGCATTTGGCGATTGTTTATTCCAGATGTTAATCACGGTGCTCGTTATAAGTTCGAGATTCGCGCGAAATCCGGCGACATTCTTCCTCATCGTAGCGATCCCTACGCGCAGCGTATTGAACAATATCCGTCCTTTGCCAGCGTAACCTGCTTTGATAATAAGCACGCTTGGCAAGATGACACTTGGGTTAAACGCCCTATCGAAGACATTTATGAAAAACCCATGAGCATTTATGAATTGCACATCGGCTCATGGCGTCGCAAAGGGGATAATCAGCCGCTAACCTATCTGGAAATAAAAGATCAGCTGGTTCCATATATCCAAGAAATGGGCTACACGCACGTTGAGTTATTGCCTATTACCGAATATCCATTCGATGGATCTTGGGGTTATCAGCCTGTTGGTTTGTATGCGGTAACCTCTCGATTCGGTACGCCTGAAGATTTCAAAGCCCTCGTGGATGCGCTTCACCAAGCCAATATCGGCGTGATTATGGATTGGGTTCCAGCACATTTCCCTGCAGACAGTCATGGCTTGGCGAACTTCGATGGTTCCAAGCAATATGAATACCCAGATCCTAAAAAAGGCTGGCATCCAGAATGGAATTCGTTGATCTACGATTTTGGTAAAGAACACGTTGTAAATTACCTAATCAGTAATGCCGTTTATTGGCTAGAAGAATTCCATATCGATGGATTGCGCGTTGATGCCGTGGCCTCTATGTTGTATCTGGATTATTCCCGTGAAGACGGCGAATGGATTCCCAACAAAGACGGCGGCAATCACAACTACGAAGCCATTGATTTCTTACGCCGTTTAAACGAAACCGTGTATCTGAATCATCCGCGCTGCTTTACTGTCGCGGAAGAATCTACTGCGTTTCCAGGCGTATCTAAACCAACTTACATGAATGGTCTGGGCTTTGGTTTCAAATGGAACATGGGCTGGATGAATGATTCTCTGGATTACATAAAAAAAGACCCAATTTATCGCCAACATCATCAAGGCGAGCTTAGTTTTAGCATGGTTTATGCTTTTGATGAGCAATTTGTACTACCAATTTCTCACGATGAAGTGGTACACGGTAAAGGCTCAATGATCACAAAAATGCCTGGGGATGCTTGGCAGAAATTCGCCAATCTGCGCGCATTTTCGGCTTACATGTATTTCCATCCAGGTAAGAAGCTGAACTTTATGGGCAACGAGTTTGCTCAAGGTCAAGAGTGGAGTCATGAGCGCTCTTTGGATTGGCACTTGTTAGACACGGATTACCATAAGGCCCAGCAATCTCTGTCCAAAGACTTAAACCATCTATATAAAAACGAAGCGAGTTTGCAGTTTGATCATTCTTATCTAGGCTTTGAATGGATCAGCTACGACGACAGCGCCAACAGCATCTTAGCCTTTGCCCGCAAAGCAAAAAACAGTGATGAACACACTGTGGCTGTGATTAACTTCACCCCAACCCCCCATGGCAACTACCGTATTGGTGTGCCCAAATCAGGCCGCTACCAAGTCGTCATGGATACGGATGAGACAAGCTACACTGGCAGTGGCTTCGCTAAAAGCAAAGAATACGATACACAGGCTATTGTCAGTCATGGCCGCGACCAAAGCATTGAGCTGCAAGTGCCACCACTGGCTGGTGTTTTGTTAAAATGGCTAAGCGAGTCTTAG
- a CDS encoding glycoside hydrolase family 15 protein, with protein MASDTQDKLDSLYQHIQAVILTRQHPVTGLFPASTSINNHGNYTDAWVRDNVYSIQAVWALHLAYKRASNPQKRANELEFACIKMMRGLLFAMMRQSHKVEAFKHSLDPKDALHAKYDTKTGLEAVADDAWGHLQIDATSFYLLMLAQMTKAGSKLIFSRDEFNFIQNLIYYISRTYRTPDYGIWERGNKVNNGKAEINASSVGMAKAAMEAMDGLNLFGEEGPEWAVVHSFADAVARAGSVLQSLLPKESRSKEVDSAILSIIGFPAFAVNDEKLTRRTRKEIISKLGGEYGCKRFLLDGHQSELEDQSRIYYEYDELINFEHIESEWPLFFTYLYIDRLFARDWESANFYRHKLESLMVEKDGQMLLPELYYVPQENILAEKEKPGSQKRVPNDNLPLVWAQSLFLVGKMLDEELITTDDLDPLGLHRIQHRPNKVTTSMVILAQNDKVKQKLINAGCLCQTLEDIAPLKAISADQLVQTYRHLGASETLGLKGRPNRALNSLATSQAFSINDESYLCLSWIQNEDKDYRKIDPSLFQAHIRNELKTIADHWYYQANAVFSILIDEAMSEMKGSDELFEFIRLLQKREHEEFRVIPQSAKNAFKSGNRRAIIISSLDHKQLETNFPVHDTLWPLADKPKPYDVAAINTAETDDLLARLVDQPSLDEAVDCLMELGGRRALMNTIPDSTPAITAYKVLNSVYLQALISENWRPARQMYSLILKPSTDLATYIADITVRQRLLVIGETPETEVDIHSPLHQDAILDMLRSVSSSPIGLVICHELIAIAGTLIKVHPEFFSGVRTIRVHNLAMLCARQFDPEDDAPVFDTLSKVSPSELYEALTQVLQQKHDEYAHVANNMRYHNSTDAQSKMKDVDWFDWRSEQGMITKLPESMLLQLWGSLSHANTIVFGDSQSNTALDCKRALSSMTPGEDTFALLIETLTSDIHPSWYKSLIFEGLYAFIQFCQQHKNCKFEQEINLPVLVTQAALDHAKQHQAEHPEDSRAEAALDEFAQITPNKVNQYLRWAVSKLHSHQHQHSSS; from the coding sequence ATGGCGTCTGATACGCAAGATAAGCTAGATTCTCTTTATCAACATATCCAAGCGGTCATACTAACCCGCCAGCACCCAGTAACAGGGCTTTTTCCTGCTAGCACAAGCATTAATAACCACGGTAACTACACCGATGCTTGGGTGCGAGATAATGTCTACAGTATTCAAGCCGTTTGGGCCCTACATCTGGCCTACAAGCGAGCGTCCAATCCACAAAAACGTGCCAATGAACTTGAGTTCGCCTGCATAAAAATGATGCGCGGCTTACTGTTCGCTATGATGCGCCAATCCCATAAAGTGGAAGCCTTCAAGCACAGCCTAGACCCAAAAGACGCACTGCACGCCAAATACGATACAAAAACCGGTTTAGAAGCCGTCGCTGATGATGCTTGGGGCCATTTACAGATTGATGCCACCAGCTTTTATTTGCTGATGTTGGCTCAAATGACCAAAGCGGGCAGCAAGCTGATTTTTTCTCGAGATGAATTCAACTTCATCCAAAACCTTATTTATTATATCTCTCGTACGTATCGCACCCCAGATTATGGTATTTGGGAGCGTGGTAATAAGGTAAATAATGGCAAGGCTGAAATAAACGCCAGCTCTGTAGGTATGGCAAAAGCCGCCATGGAAGCCATGGATGGATTAAATTTATTTGGTGAAGAAGGCCCTGAATGGGCGGTCGTGCATTCCTTTGCGGATGCGGTTGCTCGAGCTGGATCGGTATTACAATCCTTATTACCTAAAGAATCTCGCTCCAAAGAAGTCGACAGCGCCATTCTTAGTATCATTGGCTTCCCTGCCTTTGCAGTGAACGATGAAAAATTAACACGTCGCACACGTAAAGAAATCATTAGCAAACTGGGTGGCGAATATGGCTGTAAGCGCTTTCTTTTAGATGGTCACCAATCTGAACTGGAAGACCAGAGTCGAATTTATTACGAATACGATGAGCTGATTAACTTTGAACACATAGAGTCCGAATGGCCGCTATTTTTCACTTATCTTTATATCGACCGCTTATTTGCCCGAGACTGGGAAAGTGCCAACTTCTACCGCCATAAACTCGAATCGTTGATGGTCGAAAAAGACGGTCAAATGCTGTTGCCAGAACTCTATTATGTGCCGCAAGAAAATATTCTCGCGGAGAAAGAAAAACCGGGCTCTCAAAAACGTGTGCCTAACGACAATCTACCTTTGGTTTGGGCGCAAAGTCTGTTTTTAGTCGGCAAAATGCTCGATGAAGAGCTCATAACGACTGACGATCTAGATCCACTTGGTTTGCATCGTATTCAGCACAGACCAAACAAAGTCACCACTTCGATGGTTATCTTGGCACAAAATGACAAGGTCAAACAAAAACTTATAAATGCTGGCTGTCTTTGCCAAACCTTAGAGGACATTGCACCACTTAAAGCCATCAGTGCTGACCAATTGGTTCAAACCTACCGTCATCTTGGCGCCTCTGAAACATTGGGTCTAAAAGGTCGCCCAAATCGAGCTTTAAATAGCTTGGCTACCTCTCAGGCGTTTAGCATCAATGACGAAAGTTATTTGTGTTTATCTTGGATTCAAAACGAAGACAAAGACTACAGAAAAATTGACCCTAGCCTATTCCAAGCACACATTCGTAACGAATTAAAAACCATCGCTGACCATTGGTACTATCAAGCGAATGCCGTTTTCAGCATACTTATTGATGAAGCCATGAGCGAAATGAAAGGCAGTGACGAATTATTTGAATTTATTCGCTTATTGCAAAAACGGGAACATGAAGAATTCCGCGTCATTCCTCAATCAGCTAAAAATGCCTTCAAGTCAGGTAATAGACGCGCCATTATCATTAGCTCGCTTGACCATAAACAGTTAGAAACAAATTTCCCTGTTCACGATACACTTTGGCCTTTAGCTGACAAACCAAAGCCCTACGATGTTGCTGCTATAAATACAGCCGAAACCGATGATTTGCTTGCTCGCCTAGTAGATCAACCAAGCTTAGACGAAGCGGTCGATTGCTTGATGGAGCTTGGGGGACGCCGTGCATTGATGAACACCATACCAGATTCAACGCCCGCCATTACCGCTTATAAAGTATTGAACAGTGTCTATCTGCAAGCACTAATTTCAGAGAACTGGCGCCCAGCTCGACAGATGTATTCTCTCATTTTGAAACCATCAACCGATCTAGCAACCTATATTGCCGACATTACGGTTCGACAGCGTTTATTAGTCATTGGTGAAACACCCGAAACAGAAGTCGATATTCATTCGCCTCTGCACCAAGATGCCATTTTGGACATGCTTAGAAGTGTTTCCTCTTCGCCAATCGGCTTGGTCATTTGCCACGAGTTAATAGCGATTGCAGGCACTTTAATTAAAGTACATCCGGAGTTTTTCTCTGGCGTGCGTACTATTCGTGTTCATAACTTGGCCATGCTTTGCGCTCGACAGTTTGATCCTGAAGACGACGCGCCAGTTTTTGACACATTATCTAAGGTCTCCCCTAGCGAGCTTTACGAAGCACTCACTCAAGTGTTACAACAGAAGCACGATGAGTACGCCCATGTGGCGAACAACATGCGCTATCACAACAGTACTGATGCACAAAGCAAGATGAAAGACGTCGACTGGTTTGACTGGCGTTCTGAGCAAGGTATGATCACTAAGCTACCTGAGTCTATGTTATTGCAGTTATGGGGAAGCTTAAGCCATGCAAATACCATTGTATTTGGTGATTCGCAGAGCAATACCGCGTTAGATTGTAAACGCGCTCTTAGCTCAATGACACCAGGCGAAGATACCTTTGCTCTGCTGATCGAGACCTTAACATCAGACATTCATCCTAGCTGGTACAAGAGCCTAATTTTTGAGGGCTTATATGCCTTCATACAGTTTTGCCAGCAACATAAAAACTGCAAATTTGAGCAAGAAATCAACTTGCCCGTGTTAGTTACTCAAGCCGCTTTGGATCATGCTAAGCAACATCAAGCAGAACATCCAGAAGACAGTAGAGCAGAAGCGGCATTGGATGAATTTGCACAAATAACACCAAACAAAGTAAACCAATATTTGCGTTGGGCAGTGAGCAAACTTCACAGTCATCAGCACCAACACTCATCGAGTTAA